One genomic region from Campylobacter sp. RM5004 encodes:
- a CDS encoding AsmA-like C-terminal domain-containing protein has protein sequence MKKTSKHINKIVKSLFIFIFLIIAFVIVLANGISIRNLELPNIEITELYIKLDKKLILNANKVYIKKANNNEEININALRKKILDLKEFKQILAFFQNINIKEIKVNDSDKIQVYYDQKHLNISSNDIETNLIINPYLNELLINISSLRYKDLYFYGDLRIAKSIEIKGYLHSKNNDLNAKLNVINSKNDFSLDIEKLEIKNQEKALAHFDKYLKPIMKEWLIDRVKFENFKGSFAFYIKNNKLEKSLGDGTFSNVNVRYNDKAPIAYAKEVKLALNDMQLDITSSNLSSLNNVKVDSFSLNFDNLLRPNILINIQANNVLYNEGIEKIINAYNVFLGLKQTSGTSKANVKISLRNDKKHDVLVNVKSNGAYTFNNLKFNANVNVSVNNKLVNVTGDANTNEIKITNGVFKLDAGTKLASIEAKNLNIDYKEYFNFSDSAKLNLNLNTKTLEFPKLNSTIYLGNDLLIKSKIIDLLPYSKKLQSLKFSNGEIELSSKNDVFFVNITNAMFDFNIYKNNPNNLDNNYKYIKDDFYISIKKDETKITTKSKLVELSSKNNKTIINLNNAIIDANKLDNDKSDNSSIELNLTNSKIFYKDFNLNFEKLNLNKSNYQTMIKATFKNGGELSAKISKDSFLAYIRELSHKTLNEITNKEIFISGEIDLDANGKNLDDFEGLLNIRGAYLANTKNYINLIAFIESVPSIMTLNKPGFTKKGLGIKFGSIEFKHKNNLINIENVNILGYSIDCSGKGIINLNSKTADIVLNIFTLKNTNKIISNIPIVKEIFIGGKDNKIATQLKISGSLDNLEYKTTLAKDILTSPFVLLKNIVTLPKNLIIR, from the coding sequence ATGAAAAAAACATCTAAACACATAAATAAAATAGTAAAAAGTCTTTTTATATTCATATTTTTAATAATTGCCTTTGTAATTGTATTAGCTAACGGAATTTCAATTAGGAATTTAGAATTACCAAATATTGAAATAACAGAGCTTTATATAAAACTTGATAAAAAATTAATATTAAATGCAAATAAAGTTTATATCAAAAAAGCAAACAACAATGAAGAAATAAACATCAATGCACTTAGAAAAAAAATCCTAGACTTAAAAGAATTTAAACAAATTTTAGCATTTTTTCAAAATATAAACATTAAAGAAATTAAAGTAAATGATAGCGATAAAATACAAGTTTATTATGATCAAAAACATTTAAATATTTCTAGCAACGACATTGAAACAAATCTAATAATAAATCCATATTTAAATGAATTATTAATAAATATAAGTAGTTTGAGATATAAAGATTTGTATTTTTATGGAGATTTAAGAATTGCAAAAAGCATAGAAATAAAAGGCTATTTGCATTCTAAAAACAATGATTTAAATGCTAAATTAAATGTAATTAATAGCAAAAATGATTTTTCTTTGGATATAGAAAAATTAGAAATTAAAAATCAAGAAAAAGCTTTGGCTCATTTTGATAAATATTTAAAGCCTATTATGAAAGAATGGCTTATAGATAGGGTAAAATTTGAAAATTTTAAAGGTAGCTTTGCCTTTTATATAAAAAATAATAAATTGGAAAAATCATTAGGAGATGGGACATTTTCTAATGTAAATGTAAGATATAACGATAAGGCTCCAATAGCCTATGCAAAAGAAGTAAAACTAGCATTAAATGATATGCAATTAGACATTACAAGCTCTAATTTAAGTTCTTTAAATAATGTTAAAGTAGATAGTTTTAGCCTTAATTTTGATAATTTATTACGCCCTAATATTTTAATAAATATACAAGCAAATAATGTATTGTATAACGAAGGAATAGAAAAAATCATCAATGCTTATAATGTATTTTTAGGTTTAAAACAAACTAGTGGAACTTCAAAAGCAAATGTAAAAATAAGCTTAAGAAATGATAAAAAACATGATGTTTTAGTAAATGTTAAATCAAACGGAGCATATACTTTTAATAATCTTAAATTTAATGCTAATGTAAATGTTAGCGTAAATAATAAATTAGTAAATGTTACAGGAGATGCAAATACAAACGAGATTAAAATAACTAATGGTGTTTTTAAACTAGATGCGGGAACTAAACTAGCAAGCATAGAAGCTAAAAATCTAAATATTGATTATAAAGAATATTTTAATTTTAGTGATAGTGCTAAATTAAACCTTAATCTAAACACCAAAACACTTGAATTTCCTAAACTAAATTCCACGATTTATTTAGGCAATGATTTGCTGATTAAGAGCAAGATTATTGATTTGTTGCCGTATTCTAAAAAACTTCAAAGTTTAAAATTTAGCAATGGAGAGATTGAATTAAGTAGTAAAAATGATGTATTTTTTGTAAATATTACTAATGCGATGTTTGATTTTAATATCTATAAAAATAATCCTAATAATTTAGATAATAATTATAAATATATTAAAGATGATTTTTATATAAGCATTAAAAAAGATGAAACAAAAATAACAACTAAAAGCAAATTAGTTGAACTTAGCTCAAAAAATAATAAAACAATTATAAATTTAAACAATGCAATAATTGACGCAAATAAACTAGATAATGATAAAAGCGATAATTCTAGCATAGAACTTAATTTAACTAATTCTAAGATTTTTTATAAAGATTTTAATCTTAACTTTGAAAAATTAAACCTTAATAAAAGCAATTATCAAACTATGATAAAAGCTACTTTTAAAAACGGCGGAGAATTATCGGCTAAAATTAGTAAAGATAGTTTTTTAGCTTATATTAGAGAGCTAAGCCACAAAACATTAAATGAAATCACAAATAAAGAAATCTTTATAAGTGGAGAGATTGACCTAGATGCAAATGGTAAAAATCTTGATGATTTTGAGGGTTTATTAAATATTAGAGGGGCATATCTAGCAAATACAAAAAACTATATAAATCTAATAGCGTTTATTGAGAGCGTTCCTAGCATTATGACTTTAAATAAACCTGGTTTTACAAAAAAAGGTCTAGGAATTAAGTTTGGCTCAATTGAGTTTAAACATAAAAACAACCTAATAAATATTGAAAATGTAAATATCTTAGGTTATAGCATTGATTGCAGTGGTAAAGGAATTATTAATCTTAATTCAAAAACAGCAGATATTGTTCTAAATATTTTTACCTTAAAAAATACAAATAAAATAATCAGCAATATTCCTATCGTAAAAGAGATTTTTATAGGTGGCAAGGATAATAAAATCGCAACTCAGCTAAAAATCAGCGGAAGTCTTGATAATCTTGAGTATAAAACTACTCTAGCTAAAGATATTTTAACAAGTCCCTTTGTATTGCTAAAAAATATCGTAACCTTGCCTAAAAACTTAATAATTAGGTGA